The Tamandua tetradactyla isolate mTamTet1 chromosome 8, mTamTet1.pri, whole genome shotgun sequence genome includes a window with the following:
- the LOC143645196 gene encoding olfactory receptor 56B1-like: protein MAASLKTSNSSKFQVSEFILMGFPGIHGWQHWLSVPFALLYLLAIGANILILITIHQDPALQQPMYYFLGILSVVDLGLATTIMPKILAIFWFDAKIISLPECFAQIYAIHCFVGMESGIFLCMAFDRYVAICHPLRYPSIVTNALILKASLFMVLRNGLFVIPVPVLAAQRNYCSKNEIEHCLCSNLGVTSLACDDRRPNSICQLVLAWLGMGSDLSLIMLSYTLILRSVLRLNSAEAASKALSTCSSHLILILFFYTVIVVISVTHLAESKATLIPVLLNVLHNIIPPALNPMVYALRTKDLRAGFQKVLGLGLKTNDA from the coding sequence ATGGCTGCATCTCTAAAAACCTCTAATAGCTCCAAATTCCAGGTCTCTGAGTTCATCCTGATGGGATTCCCAGGCATTCATGGATGGCAACACTGGCTCTCCGTACCCTTTGCACTCCTCTACCTATTAGCAATTGGTGCTAATATACTCATCCTCATCACCATCCACCAGGATCCTGCTCTACAGCAACCCATGTACTATTTCTTAGGCATACTTTCTGTGGTAGACCTGGGCTTGGCCACCACCATCATGCCCAAGATCTTGGCCATCTTCTGGTTTGATGCCAAGATCATTAGTCTCCCTGAGTGTTTTGCTCAGATTTATGCAATCCACTGCTTTGTTGGCATGGAGTCTGGTATATTCCTCTGCATGGCTTTTGATAGATATGTAGCTATTTGTCACCCTCTTCGATACCCATCAATTGTTACCAATGCCTTAATCTTAAAAGCTTCCCTGTTCATGGTGCTTAGAAATGGCTTGTTCGTTATTCCAGTGCCTGTCCTTGCAGCTCAACGTAATTATTGCTCCAAGAATGAGATTGAGCATTGTCTGTGTTCTAATCTTGGGGTCACAAGCCTGGCTTGTGATGACAGGAGACCAAACAGCATTTGCCAACTAGTTCTGGCTTGGCTTGGCATGGGAAGTGATCTAAGTCTTATCATGCTGTCATATACTTTGATTCTACGTTCTGTCCTTAGACTGAACTCAGCTGAAGCTGCCTCCAAAGCTCTGAGCACTTGTAGTTCCCAcctcattctcattctctttttctatACTGTCATCGTAGTGATTTCAGTAACTCACCTGGCAGAAAGTAAGGCTACTTTGATTCCAGTTCTACTTAATGTGCTGCACAACATCATCCCCCCTGCCCTAAACCCCATGGTCTATGCACTTAGGACAAAAGATCTTAGGGCAGGTTTCCAAAAGGTGCTTGGTTTGGGCCTAAAAACAAATGATGCATAG